Proteins encoded in a region of the Isosphaeraceae bacterium EP7 genome:
- a CDS encoding HAD family phosphatase: MSMPDSSSNTNASPPLAIFDHDGVLVDSLAMHQDAWVEMGQRCGLPVSAELIHETFGMTNPSIFSRIFGEERPADELAQYSDIKEECYRSVAQGRVVLMDGVRELLDRLLAAGFRLAIGSSAVRANLELTVEACGLQGYFSSIASVEDVRRGKPDPEIFLVAAKKAGLDPRRSVVFEDALVGIQAAKSAGSWAVGVGTTTSLAALLAAGADEAVPNLIGYDVNALACRLTL; the protein is encoded by the coding sequence ATGTCCATGCCCGATTCATCGAGCAACACCAACGCGTCACCTCCGCTGGCGATCTTCGACCACGACGGGGTGCTGGTCGACTCGCTGGCGATGCATCAGGACGCTTGGGTCGAGATGGGTCAGCGTTGCGGCCTGCCCGTCTCGGCCGAGCTGATCCACGAGACGTTCGGGATGACCAACCCGAGCATCTTCTCCAGGATCTTCGGCGAGGAACGGCCGGCCGACGAGCTGGCGCAATACTCGGACATCAAGGAAGAGTGCTACCGTTCGGTGGCCCAAGGCCGGGTCGTGCTGATGGACGGCGTCCGCGAGCTGCTCGATCGCCTGCTTGCCGCCGGCTTCAGGCTGGCCATCGGTTCCAGCGCCGTGCGGGCCAACCTGGAGCTGACCGTCGAGGCATGCGGTCTCCAGGGCTACTTCTCTTCGATCGCCTCCGTCGAGGATGTCCGACGAGGCAAGCCCGACCCCGAGATCTTCCTCGTCGCCGCGAAGAAGGCCGGCCTGGACCCAAGGCGGAGCGTGGTCTTCGAAGACGCCTTGGTCGGTATCCAGGCCGCAAAGTCCGCGGGTTCGTGGGCGGTCGGCGTCGGGACCACGACCTCATTGGCCGCCTTGCTCGCCGCGGGTGCCGACGAGGCGGTTCCGAATCTGATCGGATATGACGTGAACGCGCTGGCCTGCCGCCTGACACTCTGA
- a CDS encoding CRTAC1 family protein, with protein sequence MLAQRAGLYPSLRINIPLALFAASLLFGCNRGVDLDKGSGAAATPDVPKLAAPPVVQDTTPKSAGDSDDRLSGSRVAHPSNLSIPQSPSPFRFEDITKSSGVDFVHLSGMNAEKYFPSANGSGAAIFDYDGDGKMDLYFATGRELPVDASSAPGPSNKLYRNLGGGKFQDVTGTSGLGFRGYCHGIIVGDLDHDGDQDVFLANLGQNVLFRNNGDGTFADVSKAAGIDRPGWSSGGAVIDYDNDGDLDLYVSDYGRWHYPEDHRKCTGEGDGKTLRLYCSPRSVTTVKHHLYRNNGDFTFTDAIDEALGVAGLDGKKVARSDGHGFGVVTADVNGDGKIDLYVANDLNPNFLYINKGDGTFEDVTDSWGAAFDEKGLAQSGMGVDCEDIDGDGRPDLFVTNFQNEYNTVYQNLGNGFMDMTAFFGLAADSIPWVGWGCALGDFDNDGWPDAFVTNGHVDDNRVELGQAGDHAQPPLLHRNEPTGDTRRFKLSTRDVGPYFDTKHVGRGAAFGDLDDDGRLDIVVSHRDGAPAILLNRTPGENRYVRLDLVGGKSNRNSIGAQVELKVKGRTIYRQVKGGVSMLSSHDPRLLIGVGPNEVVESLVVRWPSGAEIRQADLKTNQTLRLEEPKSTP encoded by the coding sequence ATGTTGGCCCAAAGAGCCGGGCTGTACCCCTCGCTGCGCATCAATATTCCCCTCGCCCTGTTCGCCGCGTCGCTGCTTTTCGGCTGCAATCGCGGAGTGGACCTCGACAAGGGATCGGGCGCCGCGGCGACTCCGGATGTGCCCAAGCTGGCCGCCCCACCGGTCGTGCAAGACACGACCCCGAAGTCCGCCGGCGATTCGGACGACCGTCTCTCGGGATCCCGGGTGGCCCATCCTTCGAATCTTTCGATCCCGCAGTCACCCAGTCCATTCCGATTCGAGGACATCACCAAGTCTTCGGGCGTCGACTTCGTCCACCTCTCGGGGATGAACGCCGAGAAGTACTTCCCCAGCGCCAATGGGTCTGGGGCGGCCATCTTCGACTACGACGGCGACGGCAAGATGGACCTCTACTTCGCCACCGGTCGCGAACTTCCCGTCGACGCCTCGAGCGCGCCGGGGCCTTCCAACAAGCTCTATCGCAACCTGGGCGGCGGCAAGTTCCAGGACGTCACGGGGACCTCGGGGCTGGGATTCCGCGGCTATTGCCACGGGATCATCGTCGGGGACCTCGACCATGACGGCGACCAGGACGTCTTCCTGGCCAATCTCGGCCAGAACGTCCTCTTCCGCAACAACGGCGACGGCACGTTCGCCGACGTCAGCAAGGCGGCCGGCATCGACAGACCGGGCTGGTCGTCCGGCGGGGCGGTCATCGACTACGACAACGACGGCGACCTCGACCTTTACGTATCCGACTACGGCCGCTGGCATTACCCCGAAGACCATCGGAAATGCACCGGCGAGGGGGACGGCAAGACGCTAAGGCTCTACTGCTCGCCCAGGAGTGTCACGACCGTCAAGCATCACCTCTATCGCAACAACGGCGACTTCACCTTCACCGATGCGATTGACGAGGCACTCGGCGTCGCCGGGCTCGACGGCAAGAAAGTCGCCCGATCCGACGGCCATGGCTTCGGCGTCGTGACCGCCGACGTCAACGGCGACGGCAAGATCGACCTGTACGTGGCCAACGACCTCAACCCTAATTTCCTCTACATCAACAAGGGCGACGGCACCTTCGAGGACGTGACCGACTCGTGGGGCGCGGCCTTCGACGAGAAAGGCCTGGCGCAATCGGGAATGGGCGTCGACTGCGAGGACATCGACGGCGACGGCCGCCCCGACCTGTTCGTGACCAACTTCCAGAATGAGTACAACACGGTCTATCAGAACCTGGGAAACGGGTTCATGGATATGACCGCCTTCTTCGGCCTGGCCGCAGACAGCATCCCCTGGGTTGGCTGGGGCTGCGCCCTGGGCGACTTCGACAACGACGGCTGGCCCGACGCGTTCGTGACCAATGGTCACGTCGACGACAATCGGGTCGAGCTGGGACAAGCGGGCGACCATGCGCAGCCCCCCCTGCTCCATCGCAACGAGCCGACCGGCGACACGCGGCGATTCAAGCTCTCGACCCGCGATGTCGGGCCTTACTTCGATACCAAGCACGTCGGCCGAGGTGCGGCCTTCGGCGACCTGGATGACGACGGCCGGCTCGACATCGTGGTCAGCCATCGCGACGGTGCCCCGGCAATCCTGCTGAATCGGACGCCCGGAGAGAATCGGTACGTGCGGCTGGACCTCGTCGGCGGAAAGAGCAACCGGAACTCGATCGGGGCTCAGGTCGAGCTCAAAGTGAAGGGCCGGACGATTTATCGCCAGGTCAAGGGAGGGGTCAGCATGCTGTCATCGCACGACCCTCGGCTCCTGATCGGGGTCGGGCCGAACGAGGTCGTCGAGTCCCTGGTCGTCCGCTGGCCCTCCGGCGCCGAGATCCGTCAGGCCGACCTGAAGACCAATCAGACCCTCCGGCTCGAGGAGCCGAAGTCCACCCCCTGA
- a CDS encoding DUF4340 domain-containing protein has translation MTDLQKTIAFVAAAAVFAGAAAVRLPGNASTAAAFDDQGKPFFPEFNDPTTCTTLEVIDFDASTATPLPFQVTRLPGKPDAEQAKGAAKAEKPGLWTIPSHYNYPADAKDRLAKTAAGVIDLTKDTIRSDRAEDHETLGVVDPLDAKTTSLKGRGKRVTLKDASDRVLADFIIGNEVRERPGQRYVRVPGQKRTYGVNVKVELSTKFSDWIETNLLKLEGPKIRKIVFDGHKVDPDRMAIIPGEKLTIERKDASSPWTFDGELPSGQELNGEKLQALVTALGDLKIVGVRPKPPGLSRDLKAGGGEALKLTQQVVSSLGSRGFYPTKAGDILSNEGDVKVYTEDGAVYTLRYGEVSIATGEALSAGDEDTAPAKDAAKPKDKSAEGAGAADNRYLMVTVAYDPSLVPPPPAPPEPPLELPENVFQLDPGDPKRIAEEKAAKDKADEQARKVKLSLDVAQKTVQGLSDRFADWYYVTPGDSFRGIALDRAALIRPKSEKPEGAMPPGGGQPSFPLNLPGMGGHP, from the coding sequence ATGACCGACCTCCAGAAGACGATCGCATTCGTCGCGGCGGCGGCCGTGTTCGCCGGCGCGGCCGCGGTTCGGCTGCCGGGCAACGCCTCGACGGCCGCCGCCTTCGACGACCAGGGGAAGCCCTTCTTCCCCGAGTTCAACGACCCGACCACCTGCACCACGCTCGAGGTCATCGACTTCGACGCATCGACCGCAACACCCCTCCCGTTCCAGGTCACCAGGCTGCCCGGCAAGCCCGACGCCGAGCAGGCGAAGGGGGCCGCCAAGGCCGAGAAGCCGGGCCTCTGGACAATTCCGTCGCACTACAACTACCCGGCCGACGCCAAGGACCGGCTGGCGAAGACCGCCGCCGGGGTCATCGACCTGACCAAGGACACCATCCGAAGCGACCGCGCCGAGGATCACGAGACCCTGGGAGTGGTCGACCCCCTCGACGCGAAGACCACCAGTCTGAAGGGACGCGGCAAGCGGGTGACCTTGAAGGATGCCTCCGATCGCGTGCTGGCCGATTTCATCATCGGCAACGAGGTCCGCGAGCGTCCCGGCCAGCGATATGTGCGAGTGCCCGGGCAGAAGCGGACCTATGGCGTGAACGTGAAGGTGGAGCTCTCGACCAAGTTCAGCGACTGGATCGAGACCAACCTGCTCAAGCTCGAAGGCCCGAAGATCCGCAAGATCGTCTTCGATGGCCACAAGGTCGACCCCGACCGCATGGCGATCATCCCCGGCGAGAAACTGACCATCGAGCGCAAGGACGCGTCGAGCCCCTGGACCTTCGACGGCGAGTTGCCCTCCGGCCAGGAGCTGAACGGCGAAAAGCTCCAGGCCCTGGTGACCGCCCTGGGAGACCTGAAGATCGTCGGTGTCCGGCCCAAGCCGCCCGGCCTTTCACGTGACCTGAAGGCCGGTGGCGGCGAGGCCCTCAAGCTCACGCAGCAGGTCGTCTCGTCGCTCGGCTCACGCGGGTTCTACCCCACCAAGGCCGGCGACATCCTCTCCAATGAGGGGGACGTGAAGGTCTACACCGAGGACGGCGCGGTCTACACCCTGCGGTACGGCGAGGTCTCCATCGCCACCGGCGAGGCCCTCTCCGCGGGCGACGAGGATACGGCCCCCGCCAAGGACGCGGCCAAGCCCAAGGACAAGTCCGCCGAAGGGGCCGGGGCCGCCGACAATCGCTACCTCATGGTGACCGTCGCCTACGACCCGTCGCTGGTCCCGCCCCCTCCCGCTCCTCCGGAACCTCCGCTCGAACTCCCCGAGAACGTCTTCCAGCTCGATCCCGGCGACCCCAAGCGGATCGCTGAAGAGAAGGCCGCGAAGGACAAGGCCGACGAACAGGCCAGGAAGGTCAAGCTGTCGCTCGACGTCGCCCAGAAGACGGTGCAGGGTCTCTCCGATCGCTTCGCCGACTGGTACTACGTCACGCCGGGCGACAGCTTCCGCGGCATCGCTCTGGATCGCGCTGCCCTGATCCGCCCCAAGTCTGAGAAGCCCGAAGGGGCGATGCCCCCGGGCGGCGGTCAGCCGTCGTTTCCGTTGAACCTCCCTGGGATGGGCGGTCATCCCTGA
- a CDS encoding Gldg family protein: MTTVQKKQAGAGIGAGSQPRRRSPFRPSIVSAVFRRNFSGYFSNPAGYVFITLFVFVCSWVAFWQPEFFANNLANLDPLNAWMPYLLLFFIPAITMGAWAEERRQGTEELLLTLPARDVEVVLGKYLAALGIYTTALVFLALGHLPLLSWLGKPDLGVIAATYLGYWLMGAMLIAIGMVASLLSSNVTVGFILGAVFGAIAVYFGMLGALFGPVVRQQVESLSVPAQFQDFGSGVVPLSGVFYFLSLAAAMLYANTVLLGRRNWVGGPRSKALSAHFLVRCLALIVGLAGLNVLIARAGARADVSEERLSTLSPESIRLIDQVSADRPVYIQAYISPDVPREFVETKASLVGLLKEFAARGGNRVQLNLVDTELYSDAARDAETRFGIEPRRVLSRDQAKQQTADVFLGVAFTSGLEEVVVPFFDPGLPVEYELTRSIRVASRSARKKVGILGTDAKLLGGFEFRAMSQAPEWSVVTELKKQYDVSSVAPDAPIPTDLDCLLVAQPSSLTQPQIDTLVAYVKAGRPALLFLDPMPIFDPQLAPEVPKQPPGGMFGGGQPPEPKGDLTPLLTLLGVDWPNTETVWSTYNPHPQLGDLPPEIVFVGRGDAGNDAFNADQPSTSGLQEIVMLFPGLLRPRGVAGLEFTPLLKTGDSGGTIAFRDLTRQGPMGLGPLNQSRRHFATGLAYTLAARIQGSKPAEAKDAKSEEKAAAAINAVVIADLDLISEQFFDLRRQKVANLDFDNVTFVLNCVDTLAGDDSFIALRKRRPRHRTLELFEAQTKNYYDQSQAETKIAETAADDDLARRQKALDEKVAAVSARTDMDDRTKEIMLANLQQVENRRLDVDKANIENQKRRKLQDIKSELERKIRGDQNRFRTLAILIPPLPAFFLGIVVLGVRIRRENTGASPTRLA; this comes from the coding sequence GTGACCACCGTCCAGAAGAAACAGGCCGGAGCCGGCATCGGGGCTGGCTCTCAGCCCCGCCGTCGCAGCCCGTTCCGGCCCAGCATCGTCTCGGCGGTCTTCCGCCGCAACTTCTCGGGGTACTTCAGCAACCCCGCTGGCTACGTCTTCATCACCTTGTTCGTCTTCGTCTGCTCGTGGGTGGCGTTCTGGCAGCCGGAGTTCTTCGCCAACAACCTGGCCAACCTCGACCCGCTCAACGCCTGGATGCCCTATCTGCTGCTCTTCTTCATCCCGGCCATCACGATGGGGGCCTGGGCCGAGGAGCGCAGGCAGGGGACCGAGGAACTGCTGCTCACCCTGCCGGCCCGCGACGTCGAGGTGGTGCTCGGTAAGTATCTGGCGGCACTGGGCATCTACACCACTGCGCTGGTCTTCCTGGCCCTGGGGCACCTGCCGCTCCTGTCCTGGCTGGGCAAGCCCGACCTGGGCGTGATTGCCGCGACCTACCTGGGTTACTGGCTGATGGGGGCGATGCTGATCGCCATCGGGATGGTTGCGTCGCTGCTCTCGTCCAACGTGACGGTGGGCTTCATCCTCGGCGCAGTCTTCGGCGCCATCGCGGTCTACTTCGGCATGCTCGGGGCGCTGTTCGGCCCGGTGGTGCGGCAGCAGGTGGAATCGCTTTCGGTTCCGGCGCAGTTCCAGGATTTCGGCTCCGGGGTGGTGCCGCTCTCGGGCGTCTTCTACTTCCTGTCGCTGGCCGCGGCGATGCTCTATGCCAACACGGTGCTGCTCGGCCGGCGTAACTGGGTGGGCGGGCCCCGGAGCAAGGCGCTCTCGGCCCACTTCCTGGTCCGTTGCCTGGCCCTGATCGTGGGCCTGGCGGGCTTGAACGTGCTGATCGCACGGGCTGGCGCCAGGGCCGACGTCAGCGAGGAGCGGCTCTCGACGCTCTCTCCGGAGTCGATCCGCCTGATCGACCAGGTCTCGGCCGATCGCCCGGTCTACATCCAGGCGTACATCAGCCCCGACGTGCCCCGCGAGTTCGTCGAGACGAAGGCCAGCCTCGTCGGCCTGCTCAAGGAATTCGCCGCCCGTGGCGGGAACCGGGTCCAGCTCAACCTCGTCGACACCGAGCTCTATTCCGACGCGGCCCGCGATGCCGAGACGCGGTTCGGCATCGAGCCGAGGCGGGTGCTCAGCCGCGACCAGGCCAAGCAGCAGACCGCCGACGTCTTCCTGGGCGTGGCGTTCACGTCGGGCCTGGAAGAAGTGGTCGTCCCGTTCTTCGATCCCGGTCTTCCGGTTGAATATGAGCTGACACGATCAATCCGGGTTGCCTCCCGCAGCGCCCGCAAGAAGGTGGGCATCCTGGGCACCGACGCCAAGCTTCTTGGCGGATTCGAGTTCAGGGCCATGAGCCAGGCCCCCGAATGGTCGGTCGTCACCGAGTTGAAGAAGCAGTACGACGTCAGCTCCGTCGCGCCCGATGCGCCCATCCCGACCGACCTCGACTGCCTGCTCGTGGCCCAGCCGTCGTCCCTGACACAGCCGCAGATCGACACGCTGGTCGCTTACGTCAAGGCGGGCCGACCGGCCTTGCTGTTCCTCGACCCGATGCCGATCTTCGACCCCCAACTCGCCCCCGAGGTGCCCAAGCAGCCGCCGGGCGGGATGTTCGGCGGCGGCCAGCCCCCCGAGCCGAAGGGGGATCTGACCCCGCTCCTGACCCTTTTGGGCGTCGACTGGCCCAACACCGAGACGGTCTGGAGCACGTACAACCCGCACCCGCAGCTTGGCGACCTCCCCCCCGAGATCGTCTTCGTCGGCCGCGGAGACGCCGGCAACGACGCGTTCAACGCCGACCAGCCCTCGACCTCGGGGCTCCAGGAAATCGTCATGCTGTTCCCCGGCCTGTTGCGCCCCAGGGGCGTCGCGGGCCTTGAGTTCACACCGCTGCTGAAGACGGGCGACTCGGGCGGGACGATTGCCTTCCGCGACCTGACCCGGCAGGGCCCCATGGGCCTCGGCCCGTTGAACCAGAGCCGCCGTCACTTTGCGACCGGTCTGGCCTACACGTTGGCCGCTCGGATTCAGGGCTCGAAGCCGGCCGAGGCCAAGGACGCCAAGTCCGAGGAGAAAGCCGCCGCGGCGATCAATGCCGTTGTCATCGCCGACCTTGACCTGATCTCCGAGCAGTTCTTCGACCTGCGCCGTCAGAAGGTCGCCAACCTCGACTTCGACAACGTCACCTTCGTGCTCAACTGCGTTGATACCCTCGCCGGCGACGACTCGTTCATCGCCTTGCGCAAGCGTCGGCCCAGGCACAGGACGCTGGAGCTGTTCGAGGCGCAGACGAAGAATTACTACGACCAGAGCCAGGCCGAGACCAAGATCGCCGAGACGGCCGCGGACGACGACCTGGCCAGGCGCCAGAAGGCGCTCGACGAGAAGGTGGCCGCCGTCAGTGCCCGCACCGACATGGACGACCGCACCAAGGAGATCATGCTGGCCAATCTCCAGCAGGTCGAGAATCGCCGGCTGGACGTCGACAAGGCCAACATCGAGAACCAGAAGCGGCGCAAGCTCCAGGACATCAAGTCGGAGCTGGAGCGGAAGATCCGCGGGGACCAGAACCGGTTCCGGACCCTCGCCATCCTCATCCCCCCGCTGCCGGCCTTCTTCCTGGGCATCGTCGTCCTCGGCGTCCGGATCAGGCGCGAGAACACGGGCGCCAGCCCGACCCGCCTGGCCTGA
- a CDS encoding ABC transporter ATP-binding protein, protein MSSPLMIEAVGLSKQFGQFLAVRDVSFTVPKGQVVAFLGPNGAGKTTTMRLLTGFIAPTRGTARIAGIDVQADRISAAEHLGYLPENGPLYPDMTPLGHLKFFGSARGMTGARLAGRIEAVVDQCSLASVAQKSVGKLSKGYRQRVSMAQALLHDPDVLILDEPTSGLDPNQIRGVRQLIRELGKSKTVLVSTHILQEVEPVADRVLFIHDGKLVFDGKPSELAPDARSLEEQFHRLTAQPA, encoded by the coding sequence ATGAGCAGTCCGTTGATGATCGAGGCCGTGGGTCTCTCCAAGCAATTCGGCCAGTTCCTGGCGGTCCGGGACGTGTCGTTCACCGTGCCCAAGGGGCAGGTCGTCGCCTTCCTGGGGCCGAATGGAGCGGGCAAGACGACCACGATGCGGCTCCTCACCGGGTTCATCGCCCCCACCCGAGGGACGGCGCGGATCGCCGGCATTGACGTGCAGGCCGACCGGATCTCGGCCGCGGAGCATCTGGGCTACCTGCCCGAGAATGGCCCGCTCTATCCCGACATGACCCCCCTGGGACACCTGAAGTTCTTCGGCTCGGCGCGAGGGATGACCGGTGCCAGGCTCGCGGGGCGGATCGAGGCGGTCGTCGACCAATGCTCGCTCGCCTCGGTCGCCCAGAAGTCGGTCGGCAAGCTGTCGAAGGGATATCGCCAGCGGGTCTCGATGGCCCAGGCGCTGCTGCACGACCCGGACGTCCTCATCCTGGACGAGCCGACCAGCGGGCTCGACCCCAACCAGATCCGCGGGGTCCGCCAGCTGATTCGCGAACTCGGCAAGTCGAAGACCGTGCTTGTCTCGACTCACATCCTCCAGGAAGTCGAGCCGGTGGCCGATCGCGTCCTGTTCATCCACGATGGCAAGCTCGTCTTCGACGGCAAGCCTTCGGAACTGGCGCCAGACGCCCGGTCGCTTGAAGAGCAGTTCCACCGGCTTACCGCGCAGCCCGCCTGA
- a CDS encoding tyrosine-type recombinase/integrase → MRRREPFFKKSHRAWYVHFEGSYIRLGTDEKEAWAKFDELMVAKKRAERFVTPGLPTPYSLGRLYAEFLASAFVDRSEATRKFYVEKLDPFVAHLGEQFPADQLKPLHVEQWIAIHPRWKKGTNRTVWQAVQRLMKWGERSGRTAHSTVCDYGKPGATRRTVIISPEDYENVILPNIRSSAFKELVNVAWECGARPQEFLEAEARHYDPTSKRLVFPQEEAKGDKWPRIVYLSDEAVPLVERLVALRPKGKLFRNLSGAAWNNSSVNCEWVRVRHRLGYARMKAEGIEPSDEAIEKKVATLKPTKIVKGREREKTAAELREEARLKCRQKMASRLAPKFCLYHFRHSWLDRMLKKGVDVLTCAILMGHRDPSMIAKTYQHLSQSPDHLRAALNKRSVG, encoded by the coding sequence ATGCGGCGACGCGAACCGTTCTTCAAGAAATCCCACCGCGCCTGGTACGTGCACTTCGAGGGCTCCTACATCCGTCTCGGGACGGACGAGAAGGAAGCCTGGGCGAAGTTCGACGAGCTCATGGTCGCGAAGAAGCGTGCCGAACGCTTCGTCACCCCCGGCCTCCCGACCCCTTACTCGCTCGGACGGCTCTACGCCGAATTCCTGGCGTCGGCGTTCGTCGACCGGTCGGAGGCGACCAGGAAGTTCTACGTCGAGAAGCTCGACCCCTTCGTCGCCCACCTGGGCGAGCAGTTCCCCGCCGACCAGCTCAAGCCGCTCCACGTCGAGCAGTGGATCGCCATCCATCCACGCTGGAAGAAGGGGACGAACCGCACGGTCTGGCAGGCCGTCCAGCGGCTCATGAAGTGGGGCGAGCGGAGCGGGCGGACGGCCCACTCCACGGTGTGCGACTACGGCAAGCCGGGGGCGACCCGGCGGACGGTGATCATCAGCCCCGAGGATTACGAGAACGTCATCCTCCCGAACATCCGCAGCTCGGCGTTCAAGGAGTTGGTCAACGTCGCCTGGGAGTGCGGAGCTCGCCCGCAGGAGTTCCTCGAGGCCGAGGCCCGGCACTACGACCCGACGTCGAAGCGGCTCGTCTTCCCCCAGGAGGAGGCCAAGGGCGACAAGTGGCCGCGGATCGTCTACCTGTCTGACGAGGCGGTGCCCCTGGTCGAGCGGCTGGTCGCGCTCAGGCCGAAGGGCAAACTCTTCCGGAACCTGAGCGGTGCCGCCTGGAACAACAGCAGCGTGAATTGCGAGTGGGTCCGGGTCCGGCACCGGCTGGGCTACGCCCGGATGAAGGCCGAGGGGATCGAGCCCTCGGACGAGGCGATCGAGAAGAAGGTGGCCACGCTCAAGCCGACCAAGATCGTCAAAGGCCGCGAACGGGAAAAGACAGCAGCCGAGCTTCGCGAGGAAGCCCGGCTGAAGTGCCGTCAGAAGATGGCGTCGAGGCTCGCCCCGAAATTCTGCCTCTACCACTTCCGCCACTCGTGGCTCGACCGGATGCTCAAGAAGGGCGTCGACGTCCTGACGTGCGCGATTCTCATGGGTCATCGTGACCCGTCGATGATTGCCAAGACCTACCAGCATCTCTCGCAGTCTCCCGATCACTTGCGGGCCGCCTTGAACAAAAGATCGGTCGGGTGA
- a CDS encoding helix-turn-helix domain-containing protein — MTDTKPLTVKEAAPMLRLSEASVYALCSSKRLRHQRVGVGRGKILIPPDALDEYLAKGTVRSTEGHPTDLLFKAARK; from the coding sequence ATGACCGACACCAAGCCGCTGACCGTCAAGGAAGCGGCACCGATGCTGAGACTCTCCGAGGCGAGCGTGTATGCCCTGTGCTCGTCCAAGCGTCTCCGCCACCAGCGGGTCGGCGTCGGGAGGGGGAAGATCCTGATCCCTCCCGACGCGCTCGATGAATACCTCGCCAAGGGGACGGTCAGGTCCACGGAGGGTCACCCGACCGATCTTTTGTTCAAGGCGGCCCGCAAGTGA
- a CDS encoding bifunctional DNA primase/polymerase produces MRPAPQRGTLATGLWLLRNELVPVPTRPREKRPIENGWGIAPPSRGQLIQTFRDFPGAGVGMALGPIPGIVDLEVDDVERGTPLLETLELPPTLGWLSSRGSHRIYRWDPRLPDEKAVHYLAGGAIELRIGGEKKQTFSVCPPTLGENYRRRVWFPVWEISPLPERLLREIDRPTKPRVAARMVMPRVADGYSRAALRNEAKAVAQAGEGNRNRQLNKSAYSLGTLVGAGWLDRSAVEVVLIDAALACGLSEREALATIKSGLDAGTIRPRSG; encoded by the coding sequence ATGAGACCCGCGCCCCAGCGAGGGACGCTTGCAACGGGCTTATGGCTCCTCAGAAACGAGCTCGTTCCCGTGCCCACCAGGCCGCGTGAGAAACGCCCCATCGAGAACGGCTGGGGGATCGCTCCCCCGAGTCGCGGCCAGCTCATACAGACGTTTCGGGACTTCCCCGGCGCGGGCGTCGGCATGGCGCTGGGGCCGATCCCCGGAATTGTGGACCTTGAAGTCGACGACGTCGAGCGTGGCACGCCGCTCCTCGAGACCCTTGAGCTCCCTCCCACGCTGGGCTGGCTGTCGAGCCGTGGAAGTCATCGCATCTACAGGTGGGACCCCAGGCTCCCCGATGAGAAGGCCGTTCACTATCTGGCCGGGGGTGCCATCGAATTGAGGATCGGTGGCGAGAAGAAACAGACCTTCTCGGTCTGCCCTCCGACTCTGGGCGAGAACTATCGGCGCCGAGTTTGGTTTCCCGTCTGGGAGATCTCCCCATTGCCCGAAAGGCTTCTGAGGGAGATCGATCGGCCGACGAAGCCCAGGGTTGCGGCCCGGATGGTCATGCCCCGCGTGGCCGACGGCTATTCGCGGGCGGCATTGCGGAACGAGGCCAAGGCGGTTGCCCAGGCCGGCGAGGGCAATCGGAACAGACAGCTCAACAAGAGCGCCTACTCCCTCGGGACCTTGGTCGGCGCCGGGTGGCTCGACAGGTCCGCGGTCGAAGTTGTGCTAATCGACGCCGCGTTAGCATGCGGGCTCTCGGAGCGAGAGGCGCTCGCGACGATCAAGAGCGGGTTGGATGCGGGGACTATTCGCCCCCGATCGGGTTGA